A DNA window from Patescibacteria group bacterium contains the following coding sequences:
- a CDS encoding 2-hydroxyacyl-CoA dehydratase — protein sequence MVVLPGNVNRKMQEKVYQEVLRETQREIASLKTRDDFIKELEYFLEVLSLPLYPQRFKERFKNPLAGLYCNSVPLELLDAFGFHPVRLCSGSLCVQKLSSSFLPILACPVIKSSVSPYHLEQSLEKLCDLVVMPTSCDWRVKIPEIIKEKKKHIYQMELPHAKESEKSQKRWLEESYDLKRYLERYTKKKLNCKNFLSSIHKYMRAWGTFSRLIELRCKGLISGTWSIIIANAFMLDDVESWIENTNKLLNSYNNSGHNEKPQIFLAGSPLFFPHLKISELIEEIGMFIVADSLCTSERLFNSIVYDGTSEYELLRAVAERYQLSCTCPTFVDNERKIKNTLVAMKERNIKGVVYHVFKGCHPFDMESFSFEKAVKRNGYHFIRIETDYSVEDKEGILLRLEAFKETLH from the coding sequence ATGGTAGTTTTGCCTGGGAATGTAAACAGAAAAATGCAGGAAAAAGTTTACCAGGAGGTCCTCAGGGAAACCCAAAGAGAAATTGCTTCCCTCAAAACAAGGGACGACTTTATTAAGGAACTTGAATATTTTTTAGAAGTCCTTTCGTTGCCACTTTATCCCCAAAGATTTAAGGAAAGATTTAAAAATCCTCTTGCCGGTCTTTACTGCAATAGTGTTCCATTAGAACTGTTAGATGCATTTGGATTCCATCCCGTTAGATTATGCAGCGGATCCTTATGCGTGCAAAAACTTTCGTCATCCTTTTTACCTATTTTAGCTTGTCCTGTGATTAAATCTTCTGTCAGCCCCTACCATTTAGAACAATCATTAGAAAAATTGTGCGACCTAGTAGTAATGCCTACTAGTTGTGACTGGAGAGTTAAGATTCCCGAGATAATAAAGGAAAAGAAAAAACACATTTACCAGATGGAATTACCCCATGCGAAGGAAAGCGAAAAAAGCCAAAAAAGATGGCTGGAGGAATCCTATGATTTGAAAAGATATCTAGAAAGATACACAAAAAAGAAATTAAATTGTAAGAATTTTTTGAGCTCGATCCATAAATATATGAGGGCCTGGGGAACATTCAGTCGTTTAATCGAACTGCGGTGCAAGGGGCTAATTTCTGGTACATGGAGTATTATTATAGCCAATGCCTTTATGCTGGATGATGTTGAATCCTGGATAGAAAATACAAACAAACTTCTTAACAGCTATAATAATTCTGGCCATAATGAAAAACCACAAATATTTCTTGCTGGCTCCCCTTTGTTTTTCCCGCATTTGAAGATTTCTGAATTAATTGAAGAGATAGGCATGTTTATTGTAGCCGACAGTTTATGTACGTCCGAAAGGCTTTTTAATAGCATAGTTTACGATGGGACCTCTGAATATGAACTTCTTAGAGCCGTAGCAGAGAGGTACCAACTTTCTTGTACCTGCCCTACATTCGTAGATAATGAGCGCAAAATAAAGAATACTTTAGTAGCAATGAAAGAGCGTAACATAAAAGGTGTGGTCTATCATGTCTTTAAAGGATGCCATCCTTTTGATATGGAGAGTTTTAGTTTCGAAAAAGCAGTAAAAAGGAATGGCTATCATTTTATAAGAATAGAGACAGATTATTCTGTAGAGGATAAAGAGGGCATATTATTAAGGCTTGAGGCCTTTAAGGAGACACTTCACTAG
- a CDS encoding 4Fe-4S binding protein, whose amino-acid sequence MKVYRIRYLIQILSFLFLIYGGYLGLRAGNLFPAQQCSNNDSYLGGGCYLLPLQRLQYGIKMDPEKERGMMPFPGYTIIWRCSGAYLRLFLSFFVVALIFSKFWCGWACPFGTFQDWIASMRRRFSIRECQISYRTKRNLRIVKYILLILFLGVHFYLISDFPRDIDPPYCRICPVKLFLPPFEGNFLNQAVDFTVGIQRFWTSIATSALAGIVLVGIMFRDRIFCLICPVGALFDTFRRIGLPRLKKQADSCTGCGNCWRVCPMDIKEVYLEKKEKDVLKENCNLCLKCIEACPQDKALSATFLKKNIISSSKKYFSDWFKRRHRLQW is encoded by the coding sequence ATGAAAGTTTATCGAATTCGTTATTTAATCCAAATTTTAAGTTTTTTATTTTTAATTTATGGTGGTTATCTTGGGCTGCGGGCTGGCAATCTCTTTCCCGCTCAGCAATGTTCTAACAATGACAGCTATTTAGGCGGCGGTTGTTATTTATTGCCACTACAGCGATTGCAATATGGAATAAAAATGGATCCGGAGAAGGAGAGAGGAATGATGCCTTTCCCCGGATATACTATTATTTGGCGTTGTTCCGGTGCATATTTACGTTTATTCCTAAGCTTCTTTGTAGTTGCTTTAATATTTAGTAAATTCTGGTGCGGTTGGGCTTGTCCATTCGGCACATTTCAGGATTGGATTGCCTCAATGAGAAGAAGGTTTTCAATTAGAGAGTGTCAAATCTCTTATAGGACAAAGAGAAATTTGCGGATAGTTAAATATATATTACTAATACTTTTCTTAGGTGTCCACTTTTACTTAATTAGCGATTTCCCCAGAGATATCGACCCGCCATATTGCAGGATATGCCCGGTTAAGCTATTTCTACCGCCATTTGAAGGGAATTTCTTAAACCAGGCCGTTGATTTTACTGTTGGCATACAACGATTTTGGACAAGTATTGCTACCTCGGCCTTGGCAGGGATTGTATTAGTAGGAATTATGTTCCGAGATCGCATCTTTTGCCTTATCTGTCCTGTTGGAGCTCTCTTTGATACATTTCGTAGAATTGGTCTTCCCCGGCTTAAAAAGCAGGCGGATTCTTGCACTGGTTGCGGAAATTGTTGGCGCGTGTGCCCCATGGATATTAAAGAAGTGTATTTAGAGAAAAAAGAGAAAGATGTCCTTAAAGAAAACTGCAATCTCTGCTTAAAATGCATAGAGGCATGTCCGCAAGATAAGGCATTATCTGCCACATTCCTAAAGAAAAATATTATTTCTTCCTCAAAAAAATACTTTTCCGATTGGTTTAAAAGGAGGCATAGATTGCAATGGTAG